From Lewinellaceae bacterium:
GCATATGCAGGCCCTTCCGAAGCAGGGGCTTTAAAAGGCAGGTAAAAAAGAAACCGCCCCGGCCTCAGGGGCAGGGTGATGGAAAATAAAACAGGGGAATCCAGAGAATAACATTTGGTTAGGGCGGATGAAGCCGCTTTTGGAGTTCACACAGGGATTTGTTGCAAATTTAGGCCAATTGAATGGGTTGTGATTGTATAATTCGGACAGGAACCGGACGCGCTGCTTTTAAGTGGCATCACATTCCCCCATTCTTCCAGGCAACCTTATCCTGGATTTTGAATTCCCGCTCCAGCAATTGCTGGGGGGACAGGCCGGTGAAGTGATGAAAATCGTGGATAAAGTGGGCCTGATCGTAATAACCGGCGTCCAGGGCCAATGTGGTCAGGCTGCTGTAGCGGCCGCCCAACAGCGCCCAATAGGCGCGGTAAAAGCGGTAGATACGCAGGAAGTCGCGCGGCGGCATGCCCAGGTACTGGTTGAACAGGCGGCGCAGGTGCCGCGAACCCACGCCACTCTCCTTCAATAATGTTTGGAATTGAACTGCTCCGCCTTCCCGGGCCAGAGCACCCATAGCCTGCTTTATAGCCGGGTTGCCCTCCCGCTTGCCTTTCAGCTTCTGCAGGAAGTAAGCGTCCAGCAATTTAGCCATCTTTTCCGGCACTTCGGCTTCCTCCAGCTTTTCCTGGAGAACGAGCAGTTCCTGACGCCCATCGGTATCCTCCAGGGGCACTGTGCGGTCGGTGAACTCATTCTGGGACCAACCGAAGAGCTCGAAAAAGGCGGCGGGGTGGAAGACGGCGCCCAGCATTTGCACGCCGCCCAGGTAGTGGATGGTAAAGGGTTTGGTGTTTGGGGGAAGGACATAACTGGCGGGCAAAACCTCCTTTTCTCTCCTTCCGTGAGAAACCAGCAAGGGCAGCCGGCGGCCGAACTGAAAACAGAGGCCGGAAACGGGAACGGGCAGGATGCGCTCTTCTACCCAATCGTCAAAGACGGCCGGCGTGCCCATCCACTGATAGGCCTTGATGTACGGCCGCAGCGGGCAGGCCGGCGGTATGTTTATTTGCTGGATCATAAGAATTTTGCATTGTCCTCCCTATTGCAAGGTCGGGCGGATGGAGGGGAGAAGCAATGATATTTGGCAGTTCGAAAATCCAGGAATGGGTTGTGTTCCTGTAATTCTACTAGCAGCCTGTCGGAGAACTCCCTGACGCCCCTGTATGCAAGCCTCAGGCAGCTCAGCGCCGCGGCCCAGCGGCCAAAGATGGCCCGGCGCGACGGGCCAGTTGGTTTCAATTTGGCCTGTTATCGAAGCCCAGCAGGCTTATCAGCCTTCTGTGACATACCTTTTTGGCTATAAACCCGCCTTTCGGGCCTATTTTTATGCGTTTATCAATACAAAAAGCCTTTTGAGGTTGAAAGCGCTACAAACAAGGAGCCATTCGCCATTAATAGCTACTTCGCCCCTGAAAGAAAACCGGCGGAAGCCCATGATTTCCTTGATAATCCCGAATACGGGCTCTACCGTCATTTTGCGCAAGCGGTAAATGGCACGCCCTATTTCTGTTTTAAGCTTATGGCTCATTTGCATTGAAGGGGTAGCATGCTCGCCGGGCGGCTCCAGATCTTGTTTGGCCAATTGTTGATCCAGCCATTGGTTATGAGCTTGCTTGCCTACCGCTATATAGGCATCAACTTCTCGCTGCTGGCAGCCTTGTACATTGCCTTGGCTAAAATAGCCGTTATCGGCTGCTAACCTGTCCACATTCCCTAATATCGCCGGGATAACATCCAAGACGGGAAGCAATTCTTGGGTATCTACACAATGAGCATTGGCCAAAGCGCCAACAATAAGCATTTGTCCGCTTACAGCCGCTTGAGCATTATAACATTGATCGAAACCATCGCTGGTTTTCATGATCCTGGATTCAGGGTCAGTAAAGTTGTATTGATCCTTAGCCGTAGGCCCCTCTTCCGGCGCCGTAGGTTTTTTCCCTTTGGTTTTCTTCCCGCTTTGCTTTTCTTTTTCCTCGCGGGCCTTCATCTTGGCTTCGTATTCGGCCTGTTCCCGCTCAAAACGCTCCTTAGCCCGCTGTTCAATTACCTTCTTGGCCGCCTGGATCTTTTCTATGCGATCCTCCCGCCGCTGTATCTCGGCCGGTATGTCCAATTCCTGGCCCTCCTGCATATCCACCTGTTTGGCCCTCTCCATCAAGCGCTCTACTTCTTCTTTAAATTGTTGCTCCAGGCGCTCCATGTGTTCATAACTCATCGCGCTATGCTTGGAAGCATTGGCCTGGATCTTCGTCCCGTCTATGTTTACCTGCCCTACCTTCACAAAGCCCAGCGACTGGGCGATCAACAGGATCTGCACAAAGCAGCCGCCTATTTGTTCCAGGAAACGCTTGCGAAAATCCGCCAGTGTGTCGTGATCCGGGTGCAGGTTGCCCGAAATGAACCGAAACGCCACCGAGTCGTAGGTGGCTTCTTCTATTTTCCGCGAGCTGTACACCCCGGTGGCATAACCATAGAACAGCAAGCCTAATAGCATCCGGGGGTCATAGGGCGGCGGGCCAGACGGCTTGTACTCCTTGTAGATAGCCGATAAGTCCAGCTGCTCCGTTATCTCAACCACAAACCGCGCCAAATGCTTTTGCGGAAGCCATTCGTCTATCGAGGCGGGCATCAAATGCTCCTTGTTCCGGTCAGGGGTAATAAACTTACGCATAGCATGATCTATTTGAGGGCCCAATTTATGCCCTTTATTCCTTCATCGCTCTTGGAATCCCTATTTTTCGGCCAGCGTTGCCCTAGCAGCCTGTTCTCCGACAGGCTGCTAGTGCCTGATTCATTCTTTGCTCAGGGCTACATAAATGGAGGTATTGCTGCCGGGATTGACCCAAACAAGGTCTTTAAACCGGTCGCCGTTCACATCCAACACCAATACTTGATATAAGCCCCAGTTTTCCATGGCCGGGTGGGTTTGTATTTGCACATTGAAATCATACTGCCCGCTGGCTGTTCCCCGGCCGGTTAGGTATTATGGTATTTCGGCATTATGGTTTTGTGGCCAGGCAGTTGCAGAGCCTCTGTGAGCCTCCGGCCGCAATGCCGGAACACCATAAAACCGAAATACCTAAATAGTTGCATTTTTTCACTTATAATGCTCCACATCCACCCCTTCGATCTCCATCAATGCTATCCCGAAATTTCGCAGCGCCTCCACGATGGGGATGGCCAGTTTGCCCTTTTCGGTAATGCTGTATTCTGTTTTGGGCGGCACCACCGCGTACACCTCCCGGTGCACGAAGCCGTCCTGTTCCAGTTCCCGAAGCTGGGTGGTCAGCATTTTGTCGGAGATGTGCTTTATAGCCCGCTTTAGTTCGCTGTAGCGGTACACCTTGTCCTTCAGGCGCCACAGGATGGGCATCTTCCAGGTGCCGCCTACCCGGCCCATGGCGAATTCTACGGGATTGTAGTATACTTTTCCGTTGTAAATGAAATCAGGCATACCGTATTAATTTGATTATCAGCATACTTTCTAAAAAGTTAGTACCATACTTACTAGTCAGTATATAGACAAAGATAGGTATAGAACTTATTTTTGTTCGGGTTTTGAAAGAAAAAACATTTTGCTACACATTTGGCCTCTTTGCCACAAAGGCTCCAGGGCACAAAGTCATACTACTGGACTTTGGATGGTCCCGGGTAAAGGCGGAAATCGGAAATCGGAAGGCGGAAGGCGGAAAAGTGAGCGTTGAGTGCCTATTTGGAGCCAAATTCCGATTTCCCACTTCCGACTTCAAATAAGGGCACGTCCAAAGTCCAGAATCCCTTAGTGCCGTCTTTGTGTTTTCGTGCCTTCGTGGCAAAAACCATCTGTTGCACCGAAAAAAATTCCAAACCAATAAATTCAGCAGAAATGAGCAAGATACGAGAAGTTCAAAGTTACGTGCATTTTCATGGCGCGCCTTCCAAAGGCAAGATACTGATGGTGGCCAGCAGCCCCGCCGTTTCTAAGCAGACCGGCTGGCCGATCGGTTTCTGGGCGGCTGAACTGACCCATCCCCTGCGGGTATTTCAGGAGGCAGGCTATGAAGTAGGACTGGCCTCCACCGAAGGCGGAAAACTGGAGATGGACGGCTACTCCAATCCCACCGACGCGAGCGGTTACTCAGCCCACGACGTCATTTCCCT
This genomic window contains:
- a CDS encoding FG-GAP repeat protein; its protein translation is MENWGLYQVLVLDVNGDRFKDLVWVNPGSNTSIYVALSKE
- a CDS encoding helix-turn-helix transcriptional regulator; amino-acid sequence: MPDFIYNGKVYYNPVEFAMGRVGGTWKMPILWRLKDKVYRYSELKRAIKHISDKMLTTQLRELEQDGFVHREVYAVVPPKTEYSITEKGKLAIPIVEALRNFGIALMEIEGVDVEHYK
- a CDS encoding AraC family transcriptional regulator, which gives rise to MIQQINIPPACPLRPYIKAYQWMGTPAVFDDWVEERILPVPVSGLCFQFGRRLPLLVSHGRREKEVLPASYVLPPNTKPFTIHYLGGVQMLGAVFHPAAFFELFGWSQNEFTDRTVPLEDTDGRQELLVLQEKLEEAEVPEKMAKLLDAYFLQKLKGKREGNPAIKQAMGALAREGGAVQFQTLLKESGVGSRHLRRLFNQYLGMPPRDFLRIYRFYRAYWALLGGRYSSLTTLALDAGYYDQAHFIHDFHHFTGLSPQQLLEREFKIQDKVAWKNGGM
- a CDS encoding IS1182 family transposase, with amino-acid sequence MRKFITPDRNKEHLMPASIDEWLPQKHLARFVVEITEQLDLSAIYKEYKPSGPPPYDPRMLLGLLFYGYATGVYSSRKIEEATYDSVAFRFISGNLHPDHDTLADFRKRFLEQIGGCFVQILLIAQSLGFVKVGQVNIDGTKIQANASKHSAMSYEHMERLEQQFKEEVERLMERAKQVDMQEGQELDIPAEIQRREDRIEKIQAAKKVIEQRAKERFEREQAEYEAKMKAREEKEKQSGKKTKGKKPTAPEEGPTAKDQYNFTDPESRIMKTSDGFDQCYNAQAAVSGQMLIVGALANAHCVDTQELLPVLDVIPAILGNVDRLAADNGYFSQGNVQGCQQREVDAYIAVGKQAHNQWLDQQLAKQDLEPPGEHATPSMQMSHKLKTEIGRAIYRLRKMTVEPVFGIIKEIMGFRRFSFRGEVAINGEWLLVCSAFNLKRLFVLINA